A single window of Aspergillus puulaauensis MK2 DNA, chromosome 5, nearly complete sequence DNA harbors:
- the PSD1 gene encoding phosphatidylserine decarboxylase 1 (BUSCO:EOG092639H5;~COG:I;~EggNog:ENOG410PFVD;~InterPro:IPR003817,IPR033661,IPR033177;~PFAM:PF02666;~TransMembrane:1 (o80-98i);~go_component: GO:0005739 - mitochondrion [Evidence IEA];~go_function: GO:0004609 - phosphatidylserine decarboxylase activity [Evidence IEA];~go_process: GO:0008654 - phospholipid biosynthetic process [Evidence IEA]) has product MALCLSRYSMPFRRNLTRFSRDSVALSDMVSFGSPDRLRTGVRFFSKSRRNYNNQNQKSSPGSTFGSRLGFALRNTKVEWYPIPVGLGIGLLGILHYYKSQRNERLRIERESEASGESFDFSKPPPRPKTRLSGPWQVQIMSTLPLKAMSRLWGRFNEIELPYYLRVPGFKLYSWVFGANLNEVAEPDLHVYPNLAAFFYRKLKPGVRPLDSDPHAILSPSDGRILQFGLIERGEVEQVKGVTYSLDALLGSATPSQADHSKKFMDHQNEPSQKDAANMSADEEFAKMNGISYTLPSLFSGEHAGLRKRSSSIDASTESKAASEAQVREDLARGDGSPWYAPKPMSNNALYYVVIYLAPGDYHRFHSPVPWVVESRRHFAGELFSVSPYLQRHLPGLFTLNERVVLLGRWRWGFFSYTPVGATNVGSIKINFDSELRTNSLLTDTAADVAAAEAAKRGEQYPGFAEATYLHASRTLGGHSLQRGEEMGGFQLGSSIVLVFEAPMGTRKSFDAGWKEGQREGGLNWNIEKGQRIQMGQKLGYVDVKE; this is encoded by the coding sequence ATGGCCTTGTGCCTGTCCAGATATTCTATGCCCTTTCGTCGGAACCTCACTCGCTTTTCGAGAGATAGCGTTGCATTATCAGATATGGTGTCGTTTGGATCCCCTGACCGGCTCCGGACAGGCGTCCGGTTCTTTTCGAAGTCCCGGCGCAATTACAACAATCAAAATCAGAAATCATCGCCCGGAAGCACATTTGGATCCCGACTGGGCTTTGCCCTACGGAACACCAAGGTCGAATGGTACCCGATCCCGGTTGGTCTGGGAATCGGTCTCCTAGGCATTCTTCATTATTACAAGTCTCAACGAAATGAACGATTACGTATAGAGAGGGAATCCGAAGCTTCAGGAGAGTCATTCGATTTCTCAAAACCCCCTCCGCGTCCAAAGACCCGACTCAGTGGGCCATGGCAGGTTCAAATCATGTCAACCTTGCCGTTGAAGGCAATGTCTCGTCTATGGGGTCGCTTCAATGAAATAGAACTTCCTTACTACCTTCGTGTCCCGGGTTTCAAACTATACTCGTGGGTATTTGGCGCCAACTTGAATGAAGTGGCGGAACCTGATCTTCACGTGTACCCAAACTTGGCAGCCTTCTTCTACCGTAAACTGAAGCCTGGGGTCCGGCCGCTAGATTCGGATCCGCACGCTATACTGTCTCCCTCCGATGGGCGCATTCTTCAGTTCGGTCTGATAGAGCGAGGAGAAGTGGAGCAGGTCAAAGGTGTGACGTACAGCCTGGACGCGCTCCTAGGTTCTGCCACGCCGTCTCAAGCAGACCACTCCAAGAAATTCATGGACCATCAGAATGAACCCTCGCAAAAAGATGCTGCCAACATGTCGGCAGATGAAGAATTTGCTAAGATGAATGGCATTTCCTACACGCTACCATCCCTCTTTTCTGGAGAGCACGCTGGTCTAAGAAAGCGATCATCATCCATAGATGCGTCCACAGAATCCAAAGCAGCGTCCGAAGCCCAGGTTCGGGAGGACCTTGCGCGCGGTGATGGAAGCCCTTGGTATGCGCCAAAACCCATGTCGAATAATGCCCTTTACTACGTGGTAATCTACCTCGCCCCTGGTGATTACCATCGGTTCCACTCGCCTGTACCATGGGTTGTTGAAAGCCGTCGACACTTTGCCGGCGAGCTGTTCTCCGTGTCACCCTATTTGCAACGACATCTACCTGGCCTTTTCACACTCAACGAGCGTGTGGTGCTTCTGGGTCGGTGGCGTTGGGGATTCTTCAGCTATACCCCAGTAGGCGCTACAAATGTCGGCTCAATCAAAATCAACTTCGACTCCGAACTACGCACCAATAGCCTTCTGACGGACACCGCGGCGGATGTggccgccgcagaagccGCCAAGCGTGGTGAGCAATACCCCGGGTTCGCGGAAGCTACATACCTTCACGCAAGCCGGACACTAGGTGGCCACTCTCTTCAACGAggtgaggagatgggcggGTTCCAGTTGGGGAGCTCTATCGTGCTAGTCTTCGAGGCTCCCATGGGCACGCGCAAGTCGTTTGATGCCGGTTGGAAAGAGGGCCAGCGAGAAGGTGGATTGAATTGGAATATTGAAAAGGGCCAGCGGATACAGATGGGCCAAAAACTTGGCTACGTCGATGTCAAGGAGTAG
- a CDS encoding uncharacterized protein (COG:S;~EggNog:ENOG410PMIN;~InterPro:IPR039751,IPR000626,IPR029071;~TransMembrane:1 (o424-441i);~go_function: GO:0005515 - protein binding [Evidence IEA]) yields MSLMDTGVGASVKGYTLHVLCPSLPSPNRFTFKGLPLSITVADLKVRISELIPSQPAPRSQKLLYLGKILADDSVTLQSLFGSLDSDEVSVHLILPPSPPQPADPTKPTTGASNTSHAITHRHDQPHNPGLHAQQIRYRAPNPLRRDEIAQSLHENARRRLAEIQQRTLPESQWPRPPHWASRQQIPHLPPYMPGPSVPVTQTTAPFASLPNLSVMDLGEGLQLPEEARPRLRLLKQYIGLAEEQLNCGIAPTIDHVIQLRTHLFKLLDAQLQRPLSERGEYIEPLITRVFDISTRADELRQPRLLPTQFGPSHGSMGELYLVSSPSGYQALCASSVNASGAVRTLGTTQTLGTESSTNGQQPNVQQNADAAVMENVVRQAVLNQRPAADGQFGLGRNLRRLWLFMRLYFFCHMFSQPGSQTRLLYVTLAVIAAILSETSVPRRLYEMIFAPVQRHLEGLVHFVPEPAPQGAEATTNQGVRVQPDREASWAAGAYHNLRRVERSAALFIASLVPGVGERHIEVRNAAEAARNAEIARQEEERRRQEEEAAVAENPEEHSPGVDDGAGNSDRVSLTDTGPEAPNVPQTAIPQEAH; encoded by the exons ATGTCTCTGATGGATACAGGGGTTGGAGCCAGCGTCAAGGGCTACACCCTCCATGTATTGTGTCCGTCTTTGCCATCGCCGAACCGCTTCACGTTCAAAGGCCTGCCCCTCTCCATCACGGTTGCCGACCTTAAAGTTCGCATTTCAGAATTGATCCCTTCCCAACCGGCGCCAAGAAGCCAGAAGCTATTATATCTCGGAAAGATACTTGCAGATGACAGCGTGACCTTGCAGTCGCTGTTCGGTTCACTGGAT AGCGACGAGGTCTCAGTGCACCTTATActtccaccttctccccCGCAGCCTGCAGACCCAACCAAGCCTACTACGGGTGCCTCAAACACTTCTCATGCCATCACTCATAGACACGACCAACCGCACAACCCTGGATTACATGCTCAGCAAATAAGGTACAGAGCGCCTAATCCTTTGAGACGGGATGAAATCGCCCAGTCCTTGCACGAAAATGCCCGCCGTCGCCTCGCCGAAATACAACAGCGAACGCTTCCTGAATCTCAATGGCCAAGGCCGCCGCATTGGGCATCGCGTCAGCAGATTCCCCATCTGCCGCCTTATATGCCAGGACCATCAGTTCCAGTTACACAAACTACAGCACCTTTCGCTTCCTTGCCAAACCTGTCGGTCATGGACTTAGGGGAGGGCCTGCAACTCCCCGAAGAGGCTCGACCACGTCTAAGGCTGCTAAAACAGTACATCGGCTTAGCCGAAGAACAACTAAACTGCGGAATTGCGCCCACAATCGACCATGTGATTCAATTACGCACACATCTTTTCAAGCTGCTTGATGCCCAACTCCAGCGGCCCTTGTCTGAACGCGGCGAGTATATTGAGCCATTAATCACCCGCGTCTTTGACATTTCCACGCGCGCGGATGAGCTTCGCCAGCCTCGCCTTCTGCCCACTCAATTTGGCCCCTCACATGGTTCGATGGGCGAGTTGTACCTCGTCTCTTCACCTAGTGGTTACCAGGCTCTATGTGCGTCTTCAGTAAATGCATCGGGTGCGGTTCGGACACTTGGTACAACGCAAACACTCGGAACAGAATCTTCCACCAATGGCCAACAACCCAATGTACAACAAAATGCAGACGCCGCGGTTATGGAAAATGTCGTTCGTCAAGCCGTACTGAACCAAAGACCTGCAGCCGACGGACAGTTTGGCTTGGGGCGAAATTTGAGACGGCTGTGGCTTTTTATGCGACTTTACTTTTTCTGTCATATGTTCAGCCAACCTGGTTCTCAAACACGACTACTCTATGTGACCCTCGCTGTAATAGCTGCAATCCTTTCAGAAACTAGCGTACCAAGGCGGTTGTACGAGATGATTTTCGCTCCTGTTCAGCGACATCTCGAAGGCCTGGTGCACTTTGTGCCAGAGCCAGCTCCACAGGGTGCAGAAGCAACAACCAACCAAGGAGTCAGAGTGCAGCCCGATCGCGAGGCAAGTTGGGCCGCTGGGGCATACCATAATTTACGAAGAGTGGAGCGGTCAGCGGCCCTTTTTATCGCCAGCCTAGTACCAGGTGTGGGAGAGAGGCACATTGAGGTACGCAATGCGGCGGAGGCTGCGCGAAATGCTGAAATAGCACGacaggaggaagaacgacgtcgacaagaagaagaagcggcgGTAGCAGAGAATCCAGAGGAGCATTCACCCGGTGTGGACGACGGAGCCGGCAATTCTGATCGGGTTTCTCTCACTGACACAGGGCCCGAAGCTCCGAACGTGCCCCAAACTGCGATACCCCAAGAAGCACACTAG
- a CDS encoding phosphoglycerate mutase family protein (COG:G;~EggNog:ENOG410PMU8;~InterPro:IPR013078,IPR029033) — protein sequence MPLDTIYLTRHGHRLNWTIDHKTGTYTSQFPTPSGNPSDPTLTSHGVRQSHELATHIVSGDVTPKPFRVYSSPFWRCLQTIEPSVRALGEVKKAQIGEGGTNGIDDQAEFEIRVENGLGEWFGSTTFFHHPTPPTISTLQSLKSGKAAPFTLNSARKSPVLYTSTRGESIPQLHNRLATALAGIIREVDAEIATIEASLPPEQRTSKAIFICSHAAPLIAIGRVLTGNMPADSSEEDFYVYTAGLSTFRRRGGGPAASEPGKGLLADGTRIANPDVTVVPEWEGGRGVGGGWDCVVNGDCSFLSGGAERGWHFNGEESFDTGPMTEPAVPADGELRLGTKL from the exons ATGCCCCTCGACACAATTTATCTAACACGACATGGG CACCGCTTGAACTGGACAATCGACCACAAGACCGGCACATACACTTCCCAGTTCCCCACGCCATCGGGAAACCCCTCGGACCCAACCCTAACCTCGCACGGCGTCCGGCAGTCGCACGAACTCGCAACGCACATCGTTAGCGGGGATGTAACCCCCAAGCCGTTCCGAGTCTACTCAAGCCCCTTTTGGCGATGCTTACAGACAATTGAACCCTCCGTTAGGGCATTGGGCGAAGTGAAAAAGGCGCAGATTGGAGAGGGCGGTACAAATGGGATAGATGATCAGGCGGAGTTTGAGATACGGGTTGAGAATGGGCTTGG GGAATGGTTCGGctcaacaaccttcttccaccacccCACGCCTCCAACGATCTCAACCCTACAATCACTCAAATCTGGCAAAGCAGCACCATTTACTCTAAACAGCGCCCGAAAATCCCCAGTCCTTTACACTTCAACGCGGGGTGAATCAATCCCGCAACTACATAACCGCCTCGCAACTGCGTTGGCGGGTATAATCAGGGAAGTGGATGCGGAAATCGCCACGATAGAGGCATCTCTCCCTCCTGAGCAGAGAACAAGCAAGGCTATCTTTATATGCTCGCATGCGGCACCACTCATTGCGATTGGGCGCGTGCTGACGGGGAATATGCCCGCGGATTCCAGTGAAGAGGATTTTTATGTTTATACAGCGGGGTTGAGTACCTTTCGGAGGAGGGGCGGCGGGCCTGCTGCGTCAGAACCGGGGAAGGGTCTACTGGCAGATGGGACGAGGATTGCGAACCCAGATGTCACGGTTGTGCCAGAATGggaaggtggaagaggagtCGGGGGTGGGTGGGATTGTGTAGTGAACGGGGATTGTAGCTTTTTGAGCGGTGGTGCGGAGAGAGGGTGGCATTTCAATGGGGAGGAGTCTTTTGACACGGGGCCAATGACAGAGCCggcagttccagcagatGGTGAGCTGAGACTGGGAACAAAGTTATAG
- the RPS22 gene encoding 40S ribosomal protein uS8 (COG:J;~EggNog:ENOG410PNSS;~InterPro:IPR035987,IPR000630;~PFAM:PF00410;~go_component: GO:0005840 - ribosome [Evidence IEA];~go_function: GO:0003735 - structural constituent of ribosome [Evidence IEA];~go_process: GO:0006412 - translation [Evidence IEA]), whose product MVKTSVLNDALNAINNAEKAGKRQVLVRPSSKVIIKFLSVMQKHGYIGEFEEVDDHRAGKIVIQLNGRLNKCGVINPRYPVQLGEIENWAVQLLPSRQFGFVVLTTSAGIMDHEEARRKHVAGKLLGFFY is encoded by the exons ATGGTCAAGACTTCCGTCCTCAACGATGCgctcaacgccatcaacaacgctgAGAAGGCTGGCAAGCGCCAGGTCCTCGTCCGTCCTTCTTCCAAGGTCATCATCAAGTTCCTGAGCGTCATGCAGAAGCACG GCTACATCGGTGAATTCGAGGAAGTTGACGACCACCGCGCCGGCAAGATCGTCATCCAGCTCAACGGCCGTCTCAACAAGTGCGGTGTCATCAACCCCCGCTACCCCGTTCAGCTCGGTGAGATCGAGAACTGGGCCGTCCAGCTCCTTCCTTCTCGTCAGTTCGGTTTCGTTGTCCTGACCACCTCCGCTGGTATCATGGACCACGAGGAGGCCCGTCGCAAGCACGTTGCTGGCAAGCTCCTCGGTTTCTTCTACTAA